The genomic DNA CTCCGCCTCGGTCTTCCCGACGAGATCACCGATGTAGATGATGTTGTCGTTCTTGAGGCAGTTGGCCGAACGCACCGACAGTTCGAGCTCGTCCACCTTCTTGAGCAGGTAACGATTGATCTGCTGCGTATCGCTGGCGATCTCACCAGTCGGAACCGGAGCGGCCATGCCGACCGGAGCCGAACGCTGGACGATCGAATCGTCGAAGTGGACGAACAGTGCGAGCTGATCCTGCAGGATGCGACCGGCGTAGCCGACGGCGTCCTCAGGCGTCACCGTGCCGTCGGTCTCGACCGTCAGGGTCAGCTTGTCATAATCCAGATCCTGGCCAACGCGGGTCGGATCGACCTTGTAGCTGACTTGGCGAACCGGCGAATACAACGCGTCGACCGGGATCAGGCCGATCGGCGCATCGGCCGGGCGGTTGACGGTCGCGGGCACATATCCCTTACCGGTGTCGGCAGTCAGCTCCATGTTGAGCGTCGCGCCTTCGTCGAGATGGCAGATGATCAGCTCGGGGTTCATCACCTCGATATCACCCGACACCGCGATGTCGCCGGCCTTCACCTCGGCCGGGCCGGTGGCGGAAAGCTGCAGCCGCTTGGGCCCTTCGCCCTGCATCTTCAACGCGATCTGCTTCACGTTGAGGACGATATCGGTCACATCCTCGCGCACACCGGCGAGGCTCGAAAATTCGTGCAGCACGTTTTCGATCTTGATCGACGTGACGGCGGCACCCTGCAGGCTCGACAGCAATACGCGGCGAAGCGCGTTGCCGAGGGTCAGGCCGAAGCCACGCTCGAGCGGTTCGGCGATGAAAGTCGACTTGCGCTTGCCATCTCCGCCCTTCTTTTCGAGCGTGTTGGGCTTCTTCAGTTCCTGCCAGTTCTTAGCGTTGACGGACAAGGCTCGTGTCCCCTGATGTTGGGCCGGACGGGGGCGCGTCCGGCCTGGTGTTAGAGGGCGCCCCGACTCGTCAGCCGGGCGCCGGACGTCATCAGACGCGGCGACGCTTCGACGGACGCACACCATTGTGTGGAATCGACGTAACATCGCGAATCGACGTGATCTGGAAACCGACCGCCTGCAGCGCACGGAGCGCCGATTCGCGGCCCGAACCCGGACCTTTCACTTCGACCTCAAGCGTGCGGACGCCGTGCTCGGCAGCCTTCTTGCCGGCGTCCTCAGCCGCGACCTGCGCCGCATACGGCGTCGATTTGCGCGAACCCTTGAAGCCCATCGTGCCGGCGGAGGACCAACTGATCGCATTGCCCTGGGCGTCGGTGATGGTGATCATCGTGTTGTTGAAGCTGGCGTTGACGTGCGCCACGCCGGCGGTGATGTTCTTGCGTTCGCGACGGCGAATACGCTGCGGTGCCTGTGCCATTTGGTAACCCTGACCTTTGTATCAAGCGAAGACCGGGAGGCGCGACGCCTCGACCGGTCGACGACCGAAGAAGTGGAAGCTCGCGCTTACTTCTTCTTTCCTGCGATCGGCTTCGCCTTGCCCTTGCGCGTGCGCGCATTGGTGTGCGTGCGCTGGCCACGGACCGGCAGGCCCTTGCGGTGACGCAGGCCACGATAGCAGGCAAGATCCATCAGACGCTTGATGTTCATCGCGGTCTGGCGGCGAAGATCACCCTCGACGGTGTAGCCAGCGTCGATCGCCTCGCGGATCTGAAGAACCTCCTGGTCGGTCAAATCCTGCACGCGACGCTCGGCGGTGATCTCGAGTTTGTCGGTGATCTGCTTGGCCTTCGCCGGGCCGATACCGTGAATATATTGAAGCGCGATGATCACGCGCTTGTTGGTCGGGATATTAACGCCCGCGATACGTGCCATGAACTATGTTCTCCTCGTGCTCCACGGGACGCGGCATGGTTCGCGCATCCCATCTCTTCGCATGAACTTCCACCACGCAAGAAAGCGGCAAGCGCTTACGAAACGCCGCCGGTGACCGGTATGCTGGAAGGCGGTCGGTTAAGCGCCGGCGAACGCCGTGTCAAGCGCCCGGTTCCGGCGTTTCGTCTTTCATAGGCTGCAACTCAACCGCCTGATGCCAAGCAAATCGCCTGGCGAAAGGACGCAGCCTATTTTCCGTCGAGGATCGCCTCGATTGCGCGCGTGACTTCAGCGATGTCGGCCATGCCATCGACGCGGTGAACCAGCCCCCGCGCGTCGTAGATCGGCAGGATCGGCGCGGTCTTCGCGCGATACTCCGCCATGCGCGTGCGGACGGTTTCCTCGTTGTCGTCGGGCCTGCGCTTGAACTCATGCGCGCCGCACACGTCGCAGGTGTCGGCGACCTTGGGCAGCTTAAAGCTATCGTGATAGCTGGCGCCGCAATTGCCGCAGGTGAAGCGCCCGACGATCCGCTCGACAAGCGCATCTTCGTTCACTTCGAGTTCGATCACATGATCGAGCGTCCGGCCGCGCGCGTCGAGCAGCTGGTCCAATGCGGACGCCTGCGCCGCGGTGCGGGGATAGCCGTCGAAGATCGCGCCTTGGTCAGCATCAAGTCGATCAAGATTCTCGCCGATGAGGTCGGACACGATCGTGTCGGAGACGAGCGCGCCCGCGTCCATCACCGCTTTAGCCTGCACGCCCACCGGCGTGCCGGCCTTTACGGCAGCCCGGAGCATGTCACCGGTCGACAGCTGAACCATGCCGCGATCCGCCACCAGGCGTTCGGACTGGGTGCCCTTGCCGGCTCCCGGCGGCCCCAGCAGAATGATGTTCACGAACCGCCCTCCCCGTTTTCTTTATGCGTCGTCTCGCCGCGCTTCAGCGCAGGCGGCCGCCCTTCAACTTCGCCTTCTTGATCAGATCACCATATTGGTGCGCCAACAAATGCGACTGGATCTGCGTTACCGTGTCCATCGTCACGTTGACGACGATCAACAGGCTGGTGCCCCCGAGATAGAAGGGGATCGACAGCGCCGACACGAGATATTCCGGCACCAGGCAGATGAAGGCGAGATACGCCGCGCCGATCACCGTGATGCGCGTGAGCACATAGTCGAAATATTGCTCGGTGTTCTTGCCCGGGCGGATGCCGGGAACGAAGCCGCCGTAGCGCTTCAGATTCTCCGCCGTCTCTTCCGGGTTGAACACGACCGCGGTGTAGAAGAACGAGAAGAAGATGATGCCGGCACCGTACAGCAGCATGTACAACGGGCTGCCGTGCTGCAGATACTGATTCATGCCGATGATGGCATCGCCCCACCAGCTGTCACCCGACACGCTCTGGCCAGCGAATTGCGTGATCGTCAGCGGCAGGAGCAGCAGCGACGATGCGAAGATTGGCGGGATCACGCCTGCGGTGTTGATCTTCAGCGGCAAGTGGCTGCGATCGGCCTGCATGCCGCGCTGCGTCTGGCGCTTGGGGTATTGGATCAGGATGCGGCGCTGCGCGCGCTCCATGAAGCAGATGAACAGGACCAGCCCGGCCACGGCGAGAACGATCGCGATCAGGATCGCGGGGTTCATCGAGCCCGTCCGGCCGCCTTCAAGCAGGTTGACGATCGTCGTCGGCAAATGCGCGACGATGCCGGCCATGATGATCAGTGAAATGCCGTTGCCGATGCCGCGGCTGGTTATCTGCTCGCCGATCCACATCAGGAACATCGTTCCGCCGATCAGCGAGATTACCGCAGCGACGCGGAACAGCATGCCCGGCTCGACCACCGCACCGCCGGCCTCAAGCCCGGTTGCGATGACATAGCCCTGGATCGCGGTGAGGAACACCGTGCCGTAGCGTGTGTACTGGTTGAGCTTCTTGCGCCCGCTCTCGCCTTCCTTCTTGATCGCGGCGAGCTGCGGCGAGAGCGACGTCGCAAGCTGCACGACGATCGAGGCGGTGATGTATGGCATCACGCCGAGCGCGATCAGCGAGGCACGCTCCAGAGCGCCACCCGAAAAGGTGTTGAAGAAGTCGAGCACGCCGCCCTGCGTCTGCTTGGCCAGCGCGGCAAGGCCGGTCGGGTCGATGCCCGGCAGCGGCACATAGCTCAGCAGTCGGAAGACGATCAGCGCACCGATCGTGAACCACAGCCTCTTCTTGAGATCAGTCGCCTTCGCGAATTTCGCGAAATTGATGCTTTGCGCCATCTGGTCGGCTGCGGATGCCATACTGCGTCGATGCCTTCGGAAACGATGAACGGCGGAGGAGGTCTGATGCCCCGCCCCGCCGCTCATATAGGGGCGCATGGCCCTATGTCTAACTTCTCGTCACCCCGGCGTGGCCGAAGCTTCGTCCCGGTCGAGGCGCGAGAAGGCAGCGGGACCCCGGCGCATGTCCGGGGTTTGGGAAGTTACGCCTTGCCCTGCTTCTCGGCCTTGTTGGCGAGACGCACTTCGCGCGCCTTGCCCTTCTTTGCCTTCGCCTTGTCGGCAGCGGCAACGACCTCGATTACATTCACGGTGCTGCCCGACTTCTCGAGCGCTTCGCGTGCGCCAGCCGAGACGCCGGCGACGGTGAAGTTCAGCTTGGCGGTCAACTCACCCTTGCCAAGCAGCCGCACGCCATCCTTGCCACCGCGCGCCAGGCCAGCAGCCTTGAGCGTCGCGTGATCGATGTCGGTTGCGGTCAGGTTGCCCGAGTCGATCGCCTTCTGGATCGCGCCCAGGTTCACCTCGGCATAATCCTTGGCGAAGATGTTGTTGAAGCCACGCTTCGGCAACCGCATGTGCAGCGGCATCTGACCGCCTTCGAAACCGGCGATCGAGACGCCCTCGCGGCTCTTCTGGCCCTTCTGGCCACGTCCGCCGGTCTTGCCCTTGCCGGAACCGATACCGCGGCCGACACGCATTCTGCGATGGCGGGCGCCTTCGTTATCTCTGAGTTCGTTGAGCTTCATATCGTGCACTCGCTTTCGCTTTTGTCGCGCTGATGGAAAAAGGAAGGGGGCCGGTTAGCCCCCTTCCCCGTAATTGTCACTAGGTGGGTCGCAGGAGGGTTAGTCCTGCACCTCAACCATGTGCTGCACCTTGCGGATCATGCCGCGAACCTCGGGGGTATCCTCGAGCTCCGAAACACGGTGCATCTTGTTCAGGCCCAGACCAACGAGCGTCGCGCGCTGGTCCGAGGTCCGCCGGATCGGCGATCCGGTCTGCTTCACCTTGATGGTTGCCATGTCCGCTTACTCCGTAACGGCCGCGGCATCCGCCTCGGCGGTCTGCGACCCACCGCGGCCGAGCAGGTCGGCGATCTTCTTGCCGCGCCGCTGCGCAACCGACTTCGGCGAAGTCTGGTTGTTCAGCGCCTCGAAGGTGGCGCGGATCATGTTGTACGGGTTGGACGTGCCGACCGACTTGGTCACCACATCGGCAACGCCGAGCGATTCGAAGATGGCGCGCATCGGGCCGCCGGCGATGATGCCGGTACCCTGCGGTGCCGAGCGGACCGTGACGCGGCCGGCACCGAAGTGACCGTTCACGTCGTGGTGCAGCGTACGGCCTTCCTTGAGCGGCACGCGGACCATGGCCTTCTTGGCCGCCGCAGTCGCCTTCGAGATCGCCTCGGGCACTTCGCGTGCCTTGCCGTGGCCGAAACCGACGCGACCCTTGCCGTCACCTACAACGACCAGCGCTGCGAAGCCGAAGCGCTTACCGCCCTTCACCGTCTTCGACACGCGGTTGATGTGAACGAGCTTCTCGATCAGCTCTTCGCCACCCTCGTCGCGGTTGCGATCGTCACGACGACCGCCTCGGTTGCCACCAGGGCCACCACGATTGCCACCGGGGCCGCCACGGCCGCGGTTACCACCGCCGCCACCGCCGCCGCCCGGGCCGCCGCGACCACGACCACCACCCTGGTAGCCGCCACCGCCGCCACCCTGATAGCCGCCGCCCTGCTGGGGCGCATCGCTGCTCTGCGTGGCAGGCGCTGCGTCCTGTGGCGCCGAGCCTGGCGTGTTGTTGTCGTCAGCCATGTCTTAGAACTCCAGTCCGGCTTCGCGCGCGGCTTCCGCCAACGCCTTCACCCGGCCGTGAAAGAGAAAGCCGCCACGGTCGAACACGACCTGCGTGACGCCCGCAGCCTTGGCTGCCTCGGCAATGCGCGTGCCGACTGCGGTTGCCGCGTCGACATTCGACGTTGCACCCTCGTGGCCCTGCAGCGTCGATGCGGCAGCAACGGTGCGCCCGGCCGCATCGTCGATCACCTGGGCATAGATATGCTTGCCCGACCGGTGGATCGACAGCCGCGGACGGCCACCGCTACGCGCACGAAGCGCAGTACGGTTGCGGCGACGCCGCTTCTCGAAAAGCGAAAGGCCCTTGCTCACTTCTTCTTCCCTTCCTTGCGGAAGATAAATTCGCCGTCGTACTTGATGCCCTTGCCCTTGTACGGCTCGGGCTTCCGCCAGCGACGGATCTCCGCGGCCAGCTGGCCGACCTTCTGCTTGTCGGCGCCGCTGATCTCGACCGTGGTCGCGTCCGGCGTCTTCACCTCGATGCCCTCGGGCACGTCGATGTTCACGTCATGGCTGTAACCGAGCTGCAACTTGAGGTTCCGACCCTGCGCAGCAGCGC from Sphingomonas radiodurans includes the following:
- the rpsM gene encoding 30S ribosomal protein S13 yields the protein MARIAGVNIPTNKRVIIALQYIHGIGPAKAKQITDKLEITAERRVQDLTDQEVLQIREAIDAGYTVEGDLRRQTAMNIKRLMDLACYRGLRHRKGLPVRGQRTHTNARTRKGKAKPIAGKKK
- the rplR gene encoding 50S ribosomal protein L18; the encoded protein is MSKGLSLFEKRRRRNRTALRARSGGRPRLSIHRSGKHIYAQVIDDAAGRTVAAASTLQGHEGATSNVDAATAVGTRIAEAAKAAGVTQVVFDRGGFLFHGRVKALAEAAREAGLEF
- the rpmD gene encoding 50S ribosomal protein L30 — translated: MATIKVKQTGSPIRRTSDQRATLVGLGLNKMHRVSELEDTPEVRGMIRKVQHMVEVQD
- the rpsK gene encoding 30S ribosomal protein S11; its protein translation is MAQAPQRIRRRERKNITAGVAHVNASFNNTMITITDAQGNAISWSSAGTMGFKGSRKSTPYAAQVAAEDAGKKAAEHGVRTLEVEVKGPGSGRESALRALQAVGFQITSIRDVTSIPHNGVRPSKRRRV
- the secY gene encoding preprotein translocase subunit SecY; amino-acid sequence: MASAADQMAQSINFAKFAKATDLKKRLWFTIGALIVFRLLSYVPLPGIDPTGLAALAKQTQGGVLDFFNTFSGGALERASLIALGVMPYITASIVVQLATSLSPQLAAIKKEGESGRKKLNQYTRYGTVFLTAIQGYVIATGLEAGGAVVEPGMLFRVAAVISLIGGTMFLMWIGEQITSRGIGNGISLIIMAGIVAHLPTTIVNLLEGGRTGSMNPAILIAIVLAVAGLVLFICFMERAQRRILIQYPKRQTQRGMQADRSHLPLKINTAGVIPPIFASSLLLLPLTITQFAGQSVSGDSWWGDAIIGMNQYLQHGSPLYMLLYGAGIIFFSFFYTAVVFNPEETAENLKRYGGFVPGIRPGKNTEQYFDYVLTRITVIGAAYLAFICLVPEYLVSALSIPFYLGGTSLLIVVNVTMDTVTQIQSHLLAHQYGDLIKKAKLKGGRLR
- the rplO gene encoding 50S ribosomal protein L15, with the translated sequence MKLNELRDNEGARHRRMRVGRGIGSGKGKTGGRGQKGQKSREGVSIAGFEGGQMPLHMRLPKRGFNNIFAKDYAEVNLGAIQKAIDSGNLTATDIDHATLKAAGLARGGKDGVRLLGKGELTAKLNFTVAGVSAGAREALEKSGSTVNVIEVVAAADKAKAKKGKAREVRLANKAEKQGKA
- the rpsE gene encoding 30S ribosomal protein S5 translates to MADDNNTPGSAPQDAAPATQSSDAPQQGGGYQGGGGGGYQGGGRGRGGPGGGGGGGGNRGRGGPGGNRGGPGGNRGGRRDDRNRDEGGEELIEKLVHINRVSKTVKGGKRFGFAALVVVGDGKGRVGFGHGKAREVPEAISKATAAAKKAMVRVPLKEGRTLHHDVNGHFGAGRVTVRSAPQGTGIIAGGPMRAIFESLGVADVVTKSVGTSNPYNMIRATFEALNNQTSPKSVAQRRGKKIADLLGRGGSQTAEADAAAVTE
- a CDS encoding DNA-directed RNA polymerase subunit alpha, producing MSVNAKNWQELKKPNTLEKKGGDGKRKSTFIAEPLERGFGLTLGNALRRVLLSSLQGAAVTSIKIENVLHEFSSLAGVREDVTDIVLNVKQIALKMQGEGPKRLQLSATGPAEVKAGDIAVSGDIEVMNPELIICHLDEGATLNMELTADTGKGYVPATVNRPADAPIGLIPVDALYSPVRQVSYKVDPTRVGQDLDYDKLTLTVETDGTVTPEDAVGYAGRILQDQLALFVHFDDSIVQRSAPVGMAAPVPTGEIASDTQQINRYLLKKVDELELSVRSANCLKNDNIIYIGDLVGKTEAEMLRTPNFGRKSLNEIKEVLSSMGLRLGMEIPGWPPENIEEMAKKLEQEIMG
- a CDS encoding adenylate kinase, with the translated sequence MNIILLGPPGAGKGTQSERLVADRGMVQLSTGDMLRAAVKAGTPVGVQAKAVMDAGALVSDTIVSDLIGENLDRLDADQGAIFDGYPRTAAQASALDQLLDARGRTLDHVIELEVNEDALVERIVGRFTCGNCGASYHDSFKLPKVADTCDVCGAHEFKRRPDDNEETVRTRMAEYRAKTAPILPIYDARGLVHRVDGMADIAEVTRAIEAILDGK